From Paenibacillus polymyxa, the proteins below share one genomic window:
- a CDS encoding ABC transporter permease → MKAVTANSENVYKKPKRNAWKVFKSQRYLYYMSIPFVIWVFVFQYLPLWGWTMAFQKYRPGLSFFEQKWVGLEHFRTLFQDDHFYQVLRNTLAMSLMGLVAGFIVPVVFALLLNEVRIQVIKRFVQTVSYLPHFVSWVVAAGIVTKMLSADGGVVNDMLMGLGIIDQPVQFMAQGKLFWWVVTFGDIWKETGWNAIIYLAAIAGIGPELYEAARVDGASRFQQMWHITLPGIRPTIIILLIMSIGHLLGTGFEKQFLLGNHLVIDYSEVLDLYALNYGLAMGRYSFGTAINIFNSVISLVLLFAANGIFKRYTNESIM, encoded by the coding sequence ATGAAAGCGGTAACAGCAAATTCGGAAAACGTATACAAAAAACCGAAGAGGAATGCTTGGAAGGTATTTAAAAGCCAAAGGTATCTTTACTACATGTCTATTCCGTTTGTTATTTGGGTCTTCGTCTTTCAGTATTTGCCGCTATGGGGCTGGACAATGGCATTTCAGAAATACAGACCCGGTTTGAGTTTTTTTGAACAGAAGTGGGTGGGCTTGGAGCATTTTCGTACTTTGTTCCAAGATGATCATTTCTACCAAGTACTGCGGAACACGTTGGCTATGAGTCTTATGGGACTGGTCGCTGGTTTTATTGTACCGGTTGTCTTTGCTCTATTGCTCAACGAGGTCCGCATACAAGTGATAAAACGATTTGTTCAGACCGTATCTTATCTGCCACACTTTGTTTCATGGGTGGTTGCTGCAGGCATCGTCACCAAAATGCTTTCAGCGGATGGCGGTGTCGTAAACGATATGCTCATGGGTCTAGGCATCATCGATCAGCCAGTCCAGTTTATGGCCCAAGGTAAATTATTTTGGTGGGTTGTAACTTTCGGAGACATCTGGAAGGAAACGGGTTGGAACGCCATTATTTATCTGGCTGCCATCGCCGGTATTGGTCCTGAATTATACGAGGCTGCGCGGGTGGACGGCGCTAGCCGATTCCAGCAAATGTGGCACATTACGCTGCCGGGAATCCGGCCGACCATTATCATTCTCCTGATTATGTCTATTGGCCATCTGCTCGGTACGGGATTCGAGAAACAATTTCTGCTGGGCAATCACCTGGTCATCGATTACTCTGAAGTACTTGATTTGTATGCGCTTAATTATGGTCTGGCGATGGGACGTTACTCTTTCGGAACGGCCATTAATATTTTCAATTCGGTGATCAGCCTAGTCCTATTGTTTGCGGCTAACGGAATCTTTAAGCGCTATACCAACGAGAGCATTATGTAA
- a CDS encoding carbohydrate ABC transporter permease encodes MEAVKSTTPVGGLNNKLQAKSPQDRILGVVVYLFMIVVTVLTIYPFLNVLAISFNDSVDTIRGGITIWPRQFTLKNYDLIFTYEGLITGFKISFLRTIIGTVAGLVSGSMLAYTLARSDFQARRFISIFLAVTMYVSGGLIPGFILMKELHLIDTFAVYILPGLVSAFNVFIIRSFIDGLPYALQESAKLDGANDFTIYWRVILPLCKPALATVALFLAVGQWNSWFDTYLFNGSNESLTTLQYELMKILQSTTTSATNSQDAANMAERMAQVSPESVKMAITIIVTVPILIVYPFLQKYFVKGMTLGAVKS; translated from the coding sequence ATGGAGGCTGTCAAAAGCACTACGCCGGTCGGCGGATTAAACAACAAGCTTCAGGCGAAATCACCACAAGACCGAATCCTGGGGGTAGTTGTTTATCTTTTCATGATTGTGGTCACCGTTCTGACGATCTACCCGTTCTTAAATGTGCTGGCTATCTCTTTTAACGATTCGGTAGACACCATTAGAGGGGGAATCACCATCTGGCCAAGGCAATTTACGTTGAAGAATTACGATTTGATTTTCACCTATGAGGGGTTAATCACTGGATTCAAGATCTCCTTTCTGCGGACCATCATTGGCACCGTAGCGGGTTTGGTCAGCGGCTCGATGCTTGCCTATACACTTGCCCGAAGTGATTTTCAAGCTAGAAGGTTCATCTCCATCTTTCTTGCTGTCACTATGTATGTTTCCGGGGGGTTAATTCCAGGTTTTATCCTGATGAAGGAACTGCATTTAATTGATACATTTGCCGTCTATATTTTACCAGGTCTTGTAAGTGCGTTTAACGTCTTCATTATTCGTTCCTTCATTGACGGCCTGCCTTATGCGTTACAGGAATCAGCCAAGCTGGATGGTGCCAACGATTTCACAATCTACTGGCGCGTTATACTTCCTCTTTGCAAACCAGCATTAGCGACCGTAGCGCTCTTCTTGGCGGTTGGGCAATGGAACTCTTGGTTCGATACTTATCTGTTTAATGGGTCCAATGAATCGTTGACGACCCTGCAATATGAATTGATGAAAATTTTGCAAAGTACGACAACAAGCGCAACCAATTCCCAGGACGCTGCTAATATGGCGGAGCGTATGGCACAGGTATCCCCGGAATCGGTTAAAATGGCAATTACCATCATTGTTACCGTGCCGATTCTTATCGTCTATCCTTTTTTACAAAAATATTTTGTTAAAGGTATGACGCTTGGAGCGGTAAAAAGCTAA
- a CDS encoding response regulator transcription factor, protein MIKVVIVDDEPKLRQGLQTLIPWESLGFTVTATAANGKEALEVIQEKSPDVVIVDIRMPVMDGLQLIEHLRSDGHHLHFMILSGYADFEYAKQAIKYGVCGYLLKPVDIVEMSASLKQVRERIEEERLQREWRKKEVINRDLYLHSLLVSQEKTEDPTKLRSKAVEADLLWTHYEVVVVYPRVSEVDRSDVAYQLSNGLKATIEGQMMGLVTVIPPYTVLLLNEPLRGRQRRETLYNEIRNAADKVRFAAATGGGVTAPEDICKSFLKAQEAVKRSFFSEKNRLLDPYPFFSPSLASPGLSVDKAEETMEEFIFRLYYSLEVGNQNVILPLLNEVAAFFLQQGQDEKSIKESFFFLSNAIIHKLTAGFCIELKETEEVSRFLNGIYQHEHLDDLLEETYRFLLALAKDSEPRGKEQEFKKMIDFIHKHYADNLRLEALAGLLNYSTAYLGQLFKNKTGEYFNTYLDRVRIHKAKELLDQGMKVYEVAESVGYTSVNYFYSKFKRYEGCSPSEYRNP, encoded by the coding sequence ATGATTAAGGTAGTTATCGTTGACGATGAGCCGAAGCTTCGTCAAGGCCTTCAAACTCTGATTCCATGGGAGAGTCTTGGGTTTACCGTTACAGCTACGGCAGCCAATGGAAAAGAAGCATTGGAAGTCATCCAGGAAAAGTCCCCCGATGTCGTAATCGTCGATATCCGCATGCCGGTTATGGATGGCTTACAGTTGATTGAGCACTTGAGATCTGACGGTCATCATTTACATTTTATGATCCTCAGTGGATATGCCGACTTCGAGTATGCCAAACAAGCGATCAAATACGGGGTGTGCGGCTATCTCCTTAAACCGGTGGACATTGTTGAAATGTCGGCCAGTTTAAAGCAGGTACGCGAGCGGATCGAAGAGGAGCGCCTTCAACGGGAGTGGCGTAAGAAGGAGGTTATAAATCGGGATTTATACCTGCACAGCCTGCTCGTCTCTCAAGAGAAGACGGAAGATCCCACCAAGTTGAGAAGTAAGGCAGTAGAAGCAGACTTGTTGTGGACCCACTACGAAGTTGTGGTCGTGTATCCGCGCGTTTCCGAAGTGGACCGTTCCGATGTCGCATACCAGCTTTCGAATGGATTGAAGGCAACGATCGAGGGGCAGATGATGGGGCTTGTCACAGTAATCCCGCCGTATACGGTCCTTTTGCTCAACGAGCCGCTGCGTGGAAGACAACGACGCGAAACTCTGTACAACGAGATTCGTAACGCTGCGGATAAGGTCCGGTTCGCCGCTGCAACCGGAGGGGGAGTAACTGCTCCCGAAGATATTTGCAAATCTTTTTTAAAGGCCCAGGAAGCGGTAAAACGATCCTTTTTCAGCGAGAAGAACCGACTGCTAGATCCGTATCCTTTCTTTTCTCCTTCGCTGGCTTCCCCCGGATTGTCTGTCGATAAAGCTGAAGAAACGATGGAGGAATTCATCTTCCGCCTGTATTACAGTCTGGAAGTAGGAAACCAGAATGTCATACTACCATTGTTGAACGAGGTGGCAGCATTTTTTCTCCAACAGGGGCAAGATGAAAAGTCGATCAAAGAGTCATTCTTCTTTCTATCCAATGCGATCATTCACAAGCTGACCGCGGGGTTCTGTATCGAGTTGAAAGAGACGGAGGAAGTTTCCCGTTTTTTGAATGGGATATACCAGCATGAACACCTAGATGACCTTTTGGAAGAGACCTACCGTTTCCTGCTAGCTTTGGCGAAAGACTCCGAACCTCGTGGAAAGGAGCAGGAGTTCAAAAAAATGATCGACTTTATTCACAAGCATTATGCAGACAACCTGAGGCTGGAAGCGTTAGCCGGACTACTAAACTACAGTACCGCCTATTTGGGCCAGCTCTTTAAGAACAAGACAGGGGAGTACTTTAACACCTATCTGGACAGAGTCCGTATCCACAAGGCAAAGGAGTTGCTGGACCAGGGAATGAAAGTTTACGAAGTCGCTGAAAGCGTCGGCTACACAAGCGTCAACTACTTTTATAGCAAATTCAAAAGGTACGAAGGCTGTTCACCGTCGGAATATAGAAATCCATAA